A genomic window from Eptesicus fuscus isolate TK198812 chromosome 19, DD_ASM_mEF_20220401, whole genome shotgun sequence includes:
- the GRINA gene encoding protein lifeguard 1, with translation MPHEKSFLVSGDNYPPPNPGYPGVAQPPIAPYPGAPYPQAQFQPSPYAQPGYPQGPSSYPQGGYPQAPYPQAGYPQGPYPQGGYPQGPYPQGGYPQGPYPQSPFPPNPYGQPQAFPIQDPGSPPRGTYHEEGPPSYYDNQDFPATNWDDKSIRQAFIRKVFLVLTLQLSLTLSTVAVFTFVKEVKGFVRENVWTYYVSYAIFFISLIALSCCGDFRRKHPWNLIALSILTISLSYMVGVIASFYNTEAVIMAVGITTIVCFTVVIFSMQTRYDFTSCMGVLLVSMVVLILFAILCIFIRNRILEIVYASLGALLFTCFLAVDTQLLLGNKQLSLSPEEYVFAALNLYTDIINIFLFILTIIGRAKE, from the exons ATGCCTCATGAGAAGAGTTTCTTGGTGTCTGGGGACAACTATCCTCCCCCCAACCCTGGATACCCCGGGGTGGCCCAGCCCCCCATAGCTCCTTACCCTGGGGCCCCTTACCCACAAGCGCAGTTCCAGCCTTCCCCCTATGCCCAGCCAGGGTATCCCCAGGGCCCCAGTTCCTACCCCCAAGGGGGTTACCCTCAGGCCCCCTACCCCCAAGCAGGTTACCCCCAGGGTCCCTACCCCCAAGGGGGATACCCCCAGGGCCCCTACCCCCAAGGGGGCTACCCTCAGGGGCCATATCCACAGAGCCCCTTTCCACCCAACCCCTATGGACAGCCACAGGCCTTTCCGATCCAGGACCCTGGCT cacctcCACGTGGGACCTATCACGAGGAGGGACCCCCGTCCTACTATGACAACCAGGACTTCCCTGCCACCAACTGGGATGACAAGAGCATCCGCCAGGCTTTCATCCGGAAG GTGTTCCTGGTGCTGACCCTGCAGCTGTCCCTCACGCTGTCCACCGTGGCCGTGTTCACGTTCGTCAAGGAAGTGAAGGGTTTCGTCCGGGAGAACGTCTGGACCTACTATGTCTCCTACGCCATCTTCTTCATCTCCCTCATCGCCCTCAGCTGCTGTGGGGACTTCCGCCGAAAGCACCCCTGGAACCTCATTGCACTG TCGATCCTGACCATCAGCCTGTCCTACATGGTGGGCGTGATCGCCAGCTTCTACAACACCGAGGCGGTCATCatggctgtgggcatcaccacCATCGTCTGCTTCACGGTGGTCATCTTCTCCATGCAG ACCCGCTACGACTTCACGTCGTGCATGGGCGTGCTGCTGGTGAGCATGGTGGTGCTGATCCTCTTCGCCATCCTCTGCATCTTCATCCGCAACCGCATCCTGGAGATCGTGTACGCCTCGCTGGGCGCGCTGCTCTTCACCTGC TTCCTGgcagtggacacccagctgctgctggggAACAAGCAGCTGTCGCTGAGCCCGGAGGAGTACGTGTTCGCGGCGCTTAACCTGTACACAGACATCATCAACATCTTCCTGTTCATCCTCACCATCATCGGCCGCGCCAAGGAGTAG